In Stigmatopora nigra isolate UIUO_SnigA chromosome 18, RoL_Snig_1.1, whole genome shotgun sequence, one genomic interval encodes:
- the mrtfab gene encoding myocardin related transcription factor Ab isoform X2 — protein MEVTGAGVWNQSPQSEAVTSELQELSLQADPDELRLQDRKNVLQLKLQQRRTREELVSQGIMPPLKSPAAFHEQRRSLERARTEDYLKRKIRSRPERSELVRMHILEETSAEPSLQAKQLQLKRARLADDLNDKISHRPGPIELVHKNILSVCPDQPSSPDSPKGAGGECSSLDEDSSGDPLSPDLLTNHDSPLSVAPQPSPSDGLSPNGDVSPIQFVAQVAPPPPPPTPVLNGSGSPPPPKVTNGIVLTSRTSCTPFGQLKSHSKTSSERPPLRSKKAKDNKPKVKKLKYHQYIPPDQKADKERPPLMDSSYAKLLQQQQLFLQLQILNQQQQHYNYHAILPAPPKPATETPLPTNPSPSPTRNIPTSNAAPPTGGNARQAPPPVGGAKPTTLPANLDELKVAELKQELKLRGLTVSGTKNDLIERLRNYQEQNGGPTAAISKNATPQLIHPSAISTEGGLKSPPTPALPARVARFGSTGSSPPVSPSPSERSLAGLSPDETSCNGDTFGEMVSSPLTQLTLHPSPGHPSSVSPNRAKDEGFHGSSPGPANPSEPFSTADKDQMLQEKDKQIEELTRMLRQKQRLVETLRSQLELGKTAPSEGAPKVDGLLKVKEEVGEEAMAGVVEEAQSKRVLQPTQCSQETLLKLQQIKRLQVQQGPTSEPPKEAERKNDDAQILLRQQRQLQQLIIQQTRQKQLQAQQHRLSQAQGKRNPTSHKTPLQIKQLRVQVRNQAAADQGHQRKQLKTQKRQQQRQPTTGNVAGVTLGTLGAQQVAPLFINQQNTPQIPTQAISLDLLKAGGTLVTDANGNHYLIALAANAADGAKRAPSQVKSANGRVTLQRLQSTPSEMPGADGQSQAGKISQSVSQPIQKKAELDLDTNRVPAVAAPAVPSCATAPANMQQPFFDDMSSDSESQSNPGSSFKRAQACPSYDRHTLFTPPSPKPNTFLPTQRSKGNGVNYQQMDDLFDILLKSGEISGFKANPDPSLAPLHSELPSPASPLHLSPPTPPSPLISAAIPPRDGRLDDFLEAGGLGLMDGLHGQMLGGGGGGGPLDHHSPSPMDTSDLGFSPHSTGLDFGDGALDSMDWLDISMVGGTGEGEGSGVLTPLAPHTPPSVFSADFLDGTDLQLHLESCL, from the exons ATGGAAGTGACCGGGGCGGGCGTCTGGAACCAGAGCCCCCAAAGCGAAGCAGTGACCAGCGAACTCCAGGAATTGTCGCTACAGGCGGATCCTGACGAATTGCGGCTTCAAGATCGCAAAAACG TCCTTCAGCTTAAACTCCAACAGCGGCGAACGCGAgaggagttggtcagccaaggAATCATGCCAC CGCTGAAGAGCCCGGCGGCGTTTCACGAGCAGAGACGGAGTCTGGAGCGAGCCAGG ACCGAAGATTATCTCAAGAGGAAGATCCGGAGTCGTCCCGAGCGCTCCGAGCTCGTCAGGATGCACATTTTGGAGG AGACGTCGGCAGAACCGTCCCTGCAGGCCAAACAGCTTCAGCTGAAGAGAGCTCGCCTGGCCGACGACCTCAACGACAAGATCTCGCACAGGCCCGGTCCCATCGAACTGGTGCACAAGAACATCCTCTCCGTCTGCCCCGATCAGCCCTCGTCACCCG ATTCTCCAAAGGGTGCCGGAGGAGAGTGTTCGTCTCTGGACGAAGACAGTAGCGGCGACCCGCTGTCCCCAGACCTGCTAACCAATCACGACTCCCCTCTGAGTGTCGCCCCACAGCCGTCACCCTCGGATGGGCTCAGCCCCAATGGAGACGTCTCCCCCATTCAG TTTGTCGCGCAAGTGGCTCCCCCGCCGCCTCCGCCCACTCCCGTGCTCAACGGATCCGGTTCCCCCCCGCCACCAAAAGTGACCAATGGGATCGTATTAACCTCTCGAACATCGTGCACTCCATTTGGGCAGCTCAAG TCTCACAGCAAGACGAGTTCCGAGCGTCCTCCGCTGAGATCCAAAAAAGCAAAGGACAACAAACCCAAG GTAAAGAAGCTAAAGTACCACCAGTACATCCCCCCGGACCAGAAGGCGGACAAGGAGCGTCCGCCTCTGATGGACTCGTCCTACGCCAAACTCTTGCAGCAACAGCAGCTCTTCTTGCAGCTTCAAATTCTCAACCAGCAACAGCAGCACTACAACTACCACGCCATCTTGCCCGCACCTCCAAA GCCGGCCACGGAGACGCCCCTCCCGACGAATCCCAGCCCCTCCCCCACTCGCAACATTCCCACGAGCAACGCCGCGCCCCCGACCGGCGGGAACGCCCGGCAGGCCCCGCCGCCGGTGGGAGGGGCCAAACCCACCACTCTGCCGGCTAACCTGGACGAGCTCAAA GTGGCCGAGTTAAAACAAGAACTGAAACTACGCGGCTTGACCGTCTCCGGCACCAAAAACGATCTCATCGAGAGGTTGCGCAACTACCAGGAGCAAAATGGCGGCCCCACCGCAGCCATCTCCAAGAACGCCACCCCACAGCTCATTCACCCCAGCGCCATCTCCACCGAGGGAGGCTTGAAATCCCCCCCGACTCCGGCTCTCCCCGCCCGTGTGGCACGTTTCGGAAGCACCGGCTCCAGCCCACCCGTTTCCCCTTCGCCGTCGGAACGCTCGTTGGCGGGGCTCAGTCCGGATGAAACCAGTTGTAACGGAGACACCTTTGGAGAGATG GTGAGCTCCCCCCTGACCCAACTCACCCTCCACCCCTCACCCGGACACCCCTCCAGCGTCTCCCCCAACCGAGCCAAAGACGAAGGCTTCCACGGGTCCTCACCCGGCCCGGCCAATCCCTCCGAGCCTTTCTCCACCGCGGACAAAGACCAAATGCTACAGGAGAAGGACAAACAGATCGAGGAGCTGACTCGGATGCTCAGACAGAAGCAAAGGCTGGTGGAGACACTGCGCTCCCAGTTGGAGCTGGGGAAAACAGCGCCCTCCGAAGGAGCCCCCAAAGTTGACGGCCTCTTGAAGGTTAAAGAGGAGGTCGGCGAGGAAGCCATGGCGGGCGTGGTGGAGGAAGCCCAAAGCAAAAGAGTCCTCCAGCCAACACAGTGCTCCCAGGAGACGTTGCTTAAACTCCAGCAGATCAAACGACTCCAGGTCCAACAAGGTCCAACTTCGGAGCCCCCGAAAGAGGCGGAGCGAAAGAACGACGACGCCCAGATCCTGCTGAGGCAACAGCGGCAGCTCCAGCAGCTCATCATCCAGCAGACCCGGCAGAAGCAGCTTCAAGCGCAACAACACAGGCTCTCGCAGGCCCAAGGGAAGAGGAACCCAACGTCCCACAAGACCCCGCTTCAGATCAAGCAGCTGCGGGTGCAGGTTCGAAACCAGGCGGCGGCCGATCAGGGACACCAGAGGAAGCAGCTCAAGACCCAGAAAAGGCAGCAGCAGAGGCAGCCCACCACCGGCAACGTCGCCGGGGTCACCCTCGGCACCCTCGGCGCGCAGCAG GTGGCGCCACTTTTCATCAACCAACAGAACACGCCTCAGATTCCCACTCAGGCTATCTCGTTAGACCTCCTCAAGGCCGGCGGGACTCTGGTCACGGACGCCAACGGCAACCACTACTTGATCGCGCTGGCCGCCAACGCGGCGGACGGCGCCAAGCGAGCGCCTTCGCAGGTCAAGAGCGCCAACGGGCGTGTCACGCTGCAG AGACTGCAGTCGACTCCCAGCGAGATGCCCGGGGCCGACGGCCAATCGCAAGCCGGGAAAATTAGCCAGAGCGTGAGCCAGCCAATCCAAAAG AAAGCGGAGTTGGACTTGGACACCAACAGGGTCCCCGCTGTCGCCGCCCCCGCCGTCCCCTCCTGCGCCACGGCGCCCGCCAACATGCAGCAGCCTTTTTTCGACGACATGTCGTCGGACAGCGAAAGCCAAAGCAACCCCGGCTCGTCCTTCAAG AGAGCGCAAGCGTGTCCATCTTATGACCGACACACTCTGTTTACTCCTCCCTCTCCCAAACCCAACACCTTTCTTCCTACGCAACGCTCCAAA GGCAATGGCGTCaactaccagcagatggatgaCCTTTTTGACATCCTTCTCAAGAGTGGAG AAATCAGCGGTTTTAAGGCCAACCCGGACCCTTCACTGGCGCCCCTCCACTCTGAACTGCCATCTCCCGCGTCCCCCCTCCACCTGTCGCCTCCCACCCCGCCGTCCCCCCTGATCTCGGCCGCCATCCCCCCCAGGGACGGTCGCCTTGACGACTTTTTAGAGGCGGGCGGCCTGGGGCTCATGGACGGGCTCCACGGCCAAATGctgggcggcggcggtggcggcggccccCTGGACCACCACTCCCCGTCCCCCATGGACACGTCCGACCTGGGTTTCTCCCCGCACTCCACGGGTTTGGACTTTGGTGACGGGGCTCTGGACAGCATGGACTGGCTGGACATCTCCATGGTGGGTGGCACGGGCGAGGGCGAGGGGAGCGGCGTCCTGACGCCCCTGGCGCCGCACACGCCGCCCAGTGTTTTTTCCGCCGACTTCCTGGACGGCACGGACTTGCAGCTCCACTTGGAGTCGTGCCTGTAG
- the mrtfab gene encoding myocardin related transcription factor Ab isoform X3, with the protein MVQRDMTIPSVLQLKLQQRRTREELVSQGIMPPLKSPAAFHEQRRSLERARTEDYLKRKIRSRPERSELVRMHILEETSAEPSLQAKQLQLKRARLADDLNDKISHRPGPIELVHKNILSVCPDQPSSPDSPKGAGGECSSLDEDSSGDPLSPDLLTNHDSPLSVAPQPSPSDGLSPNGDVSPIQFVAQVAPPPPPPTPVLNGSGSPPPPKVTNGIVLTSRTSCTPFGQLKSHSKTSSERPPLRSKKAKDNKPKVKKLKYHQYIPPDQKADKERPPLMDSSYAKLLQQQQLFLQLQILNQQQQHYNYHAILPAPPKPATETPLPTNPSPSPTRNIPTSNAAPPTGGNARQAPPPVGGAKPTTLPANLDELKVAELKQELKLRGLTVSGTKNDLIERLRNYQEQNGGPTAAISKNATPQLIHPSAISTEGGLKSPPTPALPARVARFGSTGSSPPVSPSPSERSLAGLSPDETSCNGDTFGEMVSSPLTQLTLHPSPGHPSSVSPNRAKDEGFHGSSPGPANPSEPFSTADKDQMLQEKDKQIEELTRMLRQKQRLVETLRSQLELGKTAPSEGAPKVDGLLKVKEEVGEEAMAGVVEEAQSKRVLQPTQCSQETLLKLQQIKRLQVQQGPTSEPPKEAERKNDDAQILLRQQRQLQQLIIQQTRQKQLQAQQHRLSQAQGKRNPTSHKTPLQIKQLRVQVRNQAAADQGHQRKQLKTQKRQQQRQPTTGNVAGVTLGTLGAQQVAPLFINQQNTPQIPTQAISLDLLKAGGTLVTDANGNHYLIALAANAADGAKRAPSQVKSANGRVTLQRLQSTPSEMPGADGQSQAGKISQSVSQPIQKKAELDLDTNRVPAVAAPAVPSCATAPANMQQPFFDDMSSDSESQSNPGSSFKRAQACPSYDRHTLFTPPSPKPNTFLPTQRSKGNGVNYQQMDDLFDILLKSGEISGFKANPDPSLAPLHSELPSPASPLHLSPPTPPSPLISAAIPPRDGRLDDFLEAGGLGLMDGLHGQMLGGGGGGGPLDHHSPSPMDTSDLGFSPHSTGLDFGDGALDSMDWLDISMVGGTGEGEGSGVLTPLAPHTPPSVFSADFLDGTDLQLHLESCL; encoded by the exons ATGGTGCAGAGGGATATGACTATCCCCTCAG TCCTTCAGCTTAAACTCCAACAGCGGCGAACGCGAgaggagttggtcagccaaggAATCATGCCAC CGCTGAAGAGCCCGGCGGCGTTTCACGAGCAGAGACGGAGTCTGGAGCGAGCCAGG ACCGAAGATTATCTCAAGAGGAAGATCCGGAGTCGTCCCGAGCGCTCCGAGCTCGTCAGGATGCACATTTTGGAGG AGACGTCGGCAGAACCGTCCCTGCAGGCCAAACAGCTTCAGCTGAAGAGAGCTCGCCTGGCCGACGACCTCAACGACAAGATCTCGCACAGGCCCGGTCCCATCGAACTGGTGCACAAGAACATCCTCTCCGTCTGCCCCGATCAGCCCTCGTCACCCG ATTCTCCAAAGGGTGCCGGAGGAGAGTGTTCGTCTCTGGACGAAGACAGTAGCGGCGACCCGCTGTCCCCAGACCTGCTAACCAATCACGACTCCCCTCTGAGTGTCGCCCCACAGCCGTCACCCTCGGATGGGCTCAGCCCCAATGGAGACGTCTCCCCCATTCAG TTTGTCGCGCAAGTGGCTCCCCCGCCGCCTCCGCCCACTCCCGTGCTCAACGGATCCGGTTCCCCCCCGCCACCAAAAGTGACCAATGGGATCGTATTAACCTCTCGAACATCGTGCACTCCATTTGGGCAGCTCAAG TCTCACAGCAAGACGAGTTCCGAGCGTCCTCCGCTGAGATCCAAAAAAGCAAAGGACAACAAACCCAAG GTAAAGAAGCTAAAGTACCACCAGTACATCCCCCCGGACCAGAAGGCGGACAAGGAGCGTCCGCCTCTGATGGACTCGTCCTACGCCAAACTCTTGCAGCAACAGCAGCTCTTCTTGCAGCTTCAAATTCTCAACCAGCAACAGCAGCACTACAACTACCACGCCATCTTGCCCGCACCTCCAAA GCCGGCCACGGAGACGCCCCTCCCGACGAATCCCAGCCCCTCCCCCACTCGCAACATTCCCACGAGCAACGCCGCGCCCCCGACCGGCGGGAACGCCCGGCAGGCCCCGCCGCCGGTGGGAGGGGCCAAACCCACCACTCTGCCGGCTAACCTGGACGAGCTCAAA GTGGCCGAGTTAAAACAAGAACTGAAACTACGCGGCTTGACCGTCTCCGGCACCAAAAACGATCTCATCGAGAGGTTGCGCAACTACCAGGAGCAAAATGGCGGCCCCACCGCAGCCATCTCCAAGAACGCCACCCCACAGCTCATTCACCCCAGCGCCATCTCCACCGAGGGAGGCTTGAAATCCCCCCCGACTCCGGCTCTCCCCGCCCGTGTGGCACGTTTCGGAAGCACCGGCTCCAGCCCACCCGTTTCCCCTTCGCCGTCGGAACGCTCGTTGGCGGGGCTCAGTCCGGATGAAACCAGTTGTAACGGAGACACCTTTGGAGAGATG GTGAGCTCCCCCCTGACCCAACTCACCCTCCACCCCTCACCCGGACACCCCTCCAGCGTCTCCCCCAACCGAGCCAAAGACGAAGGCTTCCACGGGTCCTCACCCGGCCCGGCCAATCCCTCCGAGCCTTTCTCCACCGCGGACAAAGACCAAATGCTACAGGAGAAGGACAAACAGATCGAGGAGCTGACTCGGATGCTCAGACAGAAGCAAAGGCTGGTGGAGACACTGCGCTCCCAGTTGGAGCTGGGGAAAACAGCGCCCTCCGAAGGAGCCCCCAAAGTTGACGGCCTCTTGAAGGTTAAAGAGGAGGTCGGCGAGGAAGCCATGGCGGGCGTGGTGGAGGAAGCCCAAAGCAAAAGAGTCCTCCAGCCAACACAGTGCTCCCAGGAGACGTTGCTTAAACTCCAGCAGATCAAACGACTCCAGGTCCAACAAGGTCCAACTTCGGAGCCCCCGAAAGAGGCGGAGCGAAAGAACGACGACGCCCAGATCCTGCTGAGGCAACAGCGGCAGCTCCAGCAGCTCATCATCCAGCAGACCCGGCAGAAGCAGCTTCAAGCGCAACAACACAGGCTCTCGCAGGCCCAAGGGAAGAGGAACCCAACGTCCCACAAGACCCCGCTTCAGATCAAGCAGCTGCGGGTGCAGGTTCGAAACCAGGCGGCGGCCGATCAGGGACACCAGAGGAAGCAGCTCAAGACCCAGAAAAGGCAGCAGCAGAGGCAGCCCACCACCGGCAACGTCGCCGGGGTCACCCTCGGCACCCTCGGCGCGCAGCAG GTGGCGCCACTTTTCATCAACCAACAGAACACGCCTCAGATTCCCACTCAGGCTATCTCGTTAGACCTCCTCAAGGCCGGCGGGACTCTGGTCACGGACGCCAACGGCAACCACTACTTGATCGCGCTGGCCGCCAACGCGGCGGACGGCGCCAAGCGAGCGCCTTCGCAGGTCAAGAGCGCCAACGGGCGTGTCACGCTGCAG AGACTGCAGTCGACTCCCAGCGAGATGCCCGGGGCCGACGGCCAATCGCAAGCCGGGAAAATTAGCCAGAGCGTGAGCCAGCCAATCCAAAAG AAAGCGGAGTTGGACTTGGACACCAACAGGGTCCCCGCTGTCGCCGCCCCCGCCGTCCCCTCCTGCGCCACGGCGCCCGCCAACATGCAGCAGCCTTTTTTCGACGACATGTCGTCGGACAGCGAAAGCCAAAGCAACCCCGGCTCGTCCTTCAAG AGAGCGCAAGCGTGTCCATCTTATGACCGACACACTCTGTTTACTCCTCCCTCTCCCAAACCCAACACCTTTCTTCCTACGCAACGCTCCAAA GGCAATGGCGTCaactaccagcagatggatgaCCTTTTTGACATCCTTCTCAAGAGTGGAG AAATCAGCGGTTTTAAGGCCAACCCGGACCCTTCACTGGCGCCCCTCCACTCTGAACTGCCATCTCCCGCGTCCCCCCTCCACCTGTCGCCTCCCACCCCGCCGTCCCCCCTGATCTCGGCCGCCATCCCCCCCAGGGACGGTCGCCTTGACGACTTTTTAGAGGCGGGCGGCCTGGGGCTCATGGACGGGCTCCACGGCCAAATGctgggcggcggcggtggcggcggccccCTGGACCACCACTCCCCGTCCCCCATGGACACGTCCGACCTGGGTTTCTCCCCGCACTCCACGGGTTTGGACTTTGGTGACGGGGCTCTGGACAGCATGGACTGGCTGGACATCTCCATGGTGGGTGGCACGGGCGAGGGCGAGGGGAGCGGCGTCCTGACGCCCCTGGCGCCGCACACGCCGCCCAGTGTTTTTTCCGCCGACTTCCTGGACGGCACGGACTTGCAGCTCCACTTGGAGTCGTGCCTGTAG
- the mrtfab gene encoding myocardin related transcription factor Ab isoform X1, producing the protein MIMLDTNHCLSFQLSPLGCPPMDNDTDKAGAGMDHDRHVYHSLKEVLQLKLQQRRTREELVSQGIMPPLKSPAAFHEQRRSLERARTEDYLKRKIRSRPERSELVRMHILEETSAEPSLQAKQLQLKRARLADDLNDKISHRPGPIELVHKNILSVCPDQPSSPDSPKGAGGECSSLDEDSSGDPLSPDLLTNHDSPLSVAPQPSPSDGLSPNGDVSPIQFVAQVAPPPPPPTPVLNGSGSPPPPKVTNGIVLTSRTSCTPFGQLKSHSKTSSERPPLRSKKAKDNKPKVKKLKYHQYIPPDQKADKERPPLMDSSYAKLLQQQQLFLQLQILNQQQQHYNYHAILPAPPKPATETPLPTNPSPSPTRNIPTSNAAPPTGGNARQAPPPVGGAKPTTLPANLDELKVAELKQELKLRGLTVSGTKNDLIERLRNYQEQNGGPTAAISKNATPQLIHPSAISTEGGLKSPPTPALPARVARFGSTGSSPPVSPSPSERSLAGLSPDETSCNGDTFGEMVSSPLTQLTLHPSPGHPSSVSPNRAKDEGFHGSSPGPANPSEPFSTADKDQMLQEKDKQIEELTRMLRQKQRLVETLRSQLELGKTAPSEGAPKVDGLLKVKEEVGEEAMAGVVEEAQSKRVLQPTQCSQETLLKLQQIKRLQVQQGPTSEPPKEAERKNDDAQILLRQQRQLQQLIIQQTRQKQLQAQQHRLSQAQGKRNPTSHKTPLQIKQLRVQVRNQAAADQGHQRKQLKTQKRQQQRQPTTGNVAGVTLGTLGAQQVAPLFINQQNTPQIPTQAISLDLLKAGGTLVTDANGNHYLIALAANAADGAKRAPSQVKSANGRVTLQRLQSTPSEMPGADGQSQAGKISQSVSQPIQKKAELDLDTNRVPAVAAPAVPSCATAPANMQQPFFDDMSSDSESQSNPGSSFKRAQACPSYDRHTLFTPPSPKPNTFLPTQRSKGNGVNYQQMDDLFDILLKSGEISGFKANPDPSLAPLHSELPSPASPLHLSPPTPPSPLISAAIPPRDGRLDDFLEAGGLGLMDGLHGQMLGGGGGGGPLDHHSPSPMDTSDLGFSPHSTGLDFGDGALDSMDWLDISMVGGTGEGEGSGVLTPLAPHTPPSVFSADFLDGTDLQLHLESCL; encoded by the exons ATGATTATGTTGGACACCAACCATTGCCTGTCCTTTCAACTCTCCCCGTTAGGCTGTCCTCCGATGGACAATGACACGGATAAGGCAGGAGCCGGGATGGATCATGATAGGCATGTCTATCATAGCCTTAAAGAAG TCCTTCAGCTTAAACTCCAACAGCGGCGAACGCGAgaggagttggtcagccaaggAATCATGCCAC CGCTGAAGAGCCCGGCGGCGTTTCACGAGCAGAGACGGAGTCTGGAGCGAGCCAGG ACCGAAGATTATCTCAAGAGGAAGATCCGGAGTCGTCCCGAGCGCTCCGAGCTCGTCAGGATGCACATTTTGGAGG AGACGTCGGCAGAACCGTCCCTGCAGGCCAAACAGCTTCAGCTGAAGAGAGCTCGCCTGGCCGACGACCTCAACGACAAGATCTCGCACAGGCCCGGTCCCATCGAACTGGTGCACAAGAACATCCTCTCCGTCTGCCCCGATCAGCCCTCGTCACCCG ATTCTCCAAAGGGTGCCGGAGGAGAGTGTTCGTCTCTGGACGAAGACAGTAGCGGCGACCCGCTGTCCCCAGACCTGCTAACCAATCACGACTCCCCTCTGAGTGTCGCCCCACAGCCGTCACCCTCGGATGGGCTCAGCCCCAATGGAGACGTCTCCCCCATTCAG TTTGTCGCGCAAGTGGCTCCCCCGCCGCCTCCGCCCACTCCCGTGCTCAACGGATCCGGTTCCCCCCCGCCACCAAAAGTGACCAATGGGATCGTATTAACCTCTCGAACATCGTGCACTCCATTTGGGCAGCTCAAG TCTCACAGCAAGACGAGTTCCGAGCGTCCTCCGCTGAGATCCAAAAAAGCAAAGGACAACAAACCCAAG GTAAAGAAGCTAAAGTACCACCAGTACATCCCCCCGGACCAGAAGGCGGACAAGGAGCGTCCGCCTCTGATGGACTCGTCCTACGCCAAACTCTTGCAGCAACAGCAGCTCTTCTTGCAGCTTCAAATTCTCAACCAGCAACAGCAGCACTACAACTACCACGCCATCTTGCCCGCACCTCCAAA GCCGGCCACGGAGACGCCCCTCCCGACGAATCCCAGCCCCTCCCCCACTCGCAACATTCCCACGAGCAACGCCGCGCCCCCGACCGGCGGGAACGCCCGGCAGGCCCCGCCGCCGGTGGGAGGGGCCAAACCCACCACTCTGCCGGCTAACCTGGACGAGCTCAAA GTGGCCGAGTTAAAACAAGAACTGAAACTACGCGGCTTGACCGTCTCCGGCACCAAAAACGATCTCATCGAGAGGTTGCGCAACTACCAGGAGCAAAATGGCGGCCCCACCGCAGCCATCTCCAAGAACGCCACCCCACAGCTCATTCACCCCAGCGCCATCTCCACCGAGGGAGGCTTGAAATCCCCCCCGACTCCGGCTCTCCCCGCCCGTGTGGCACGTTTCGGAAGCACCGGCTCCAGCCCACCCGTTTCCCCTTCGCCGTCGGAACGCTCGTTGGCGGGGCTCAGTCCGGATGAAACCAGTTGTAACGGAGACACCTTTGGAGAGATG GTGAGCTCCCCCCTGACCCAACTCACCCTCCACCCCTCACCCGGACACCCCTCCAGCGTCTCCCCCAACCGAGCCAAAGACGAAGGCTTCCACGGGTCCTCACCCGGCCCGGCCAATCCCTCCGAGCCTTTCTCCACCGCGGACAAAGACCAAATGCTACAGGAGAAGGACAAACAGATCGAGGAGCTGACTCGGATGCTCAGACAGAAGCAAAGGCTGGTGGAGACACTGCGCTCCCAGTTGGAGCTGGGGAAAACAGCGCCCTCCGAAGGAGCCCCCAAAGTTGACGGCCTCTTGAAGGTTAAAGAGGAGGTCGGCGAGGAAGCCATGGCGGGCGTGGTGGAGGAAGCCCAAAGCAAAAGAGTCCTCCAGCCAACACAGTGCTCCCAGGAGACGTTGCTTAAACTCCAGCAGATCAAACGACTCCAGGTCCAACAAGGTCCAACTTCGGAGCCCCCGAAAGAGGCGGAGCGAAAGAACGACGACGCCCAGATCCTGCTGAGGCAACAGCGGCAGCTCCAGCAGCTCATCATCCAGCAGACCCGGCAGAAGCAGCTTCAAGCGCAACAACACAGGCTCTCGCAGGCCCAAGGGAAGAGGAACCCAACGTCCCACAAGACCCCGCTTCAGATCAAGCAGCTGCGGGTGCAGGTTCGAAACCAGGCGGCGGCCGATCAGGGACACCAGAGGAAGCAGCTCAAGACCCAGAAAAGGCAGCAGCAGAGGCAGCCCACCACCGGCAACGTCGCCGGGGTCACCCTCGGCACCCTCGGCGCGCAGCAG GTGGCGCCACTTTTCATCAACCAACAGAACACGCCTCAGATTCCCACTCAGGCTATCTCGTTAGACCTCCTCAAGGCCGGCGGGACTCTGGTCACGGACGCCAACGGCAACCACTACTTGATCGCGCTGGCCGCCAACGCGGCGGACGGCGCCAAGCGAGCGCCTTCGCAGGTCAAGAGCGCCAACGGGCGTGTCACGCTGCAG AGACTGCAGTCGACTCCCAGCGAGATGCCCGGGGCCGACGGCCAATCGCAAGCCGGGAAAATTAGCCAGAGCGTGAGCCAGCCAATCCAAAAG AAAGCGGAGTTGGACTTGGACACCAACAGGGTCCCCGCTGTCGCCGCCCCCGCCGTCCCCTCCTGCGCCACGGCGCCCGCCAACATGCAGCAGCCTTTTTTCGACGACATGTCGTCGGACAGCGAAAGCCAAAGCAACCCCGGCTCGTCCTTCAAG AGAGCGCAAGCGTGTCCATCTTATGACCGACACACTCTGTTTACTCCTCCCTCTCCCAAACCCAACACCTTTCTTCCTACGCAACGCTCCAAA GGCAATGGCGTCaactaccagcagatggatgaCCTTTTTGACATCCTTCTCAAGAGTGGAG AAATCAGCGGTTTTAAGGCCAACCCGGACCCTTCACTGGCGCCCCTCCACTCTGAACTGCCATCTCCCGCGTCCCCCCTCCACCTGTCGCCTCCCACCCCGCCGTCCCCCCTGATCTCGGCCGCCATCCCCCCCAGGGACGGTCGCCTTGACGACTTTTTAGAGGCGGGCGGCCTGGGGCTCATGGACGGGCTCCACGGCCAAATGctgggcggcggcggtggcggcggccccCTGGACCACCACTCCCCGTCCCCCATGGACACGTCCGACCTGGGTTTCTCCCCGCACTCCACGGGTTTGGACTTTGGTGACGGGGCTCTGGACAGCATGGACTGGCTGGACATCTCCATGGTGGGTGGCACGGGCGAGGGCGAGGGGAGCGGCGTCCTGACGCCCCTGGCGCCGCACACGCCGCCCAGTGTTTTTTCCGCCGACTTCCTGGACGGCACGGACTTGCAGCTCCACTTGGAGTCGTGCCTGTAG